The Clostridia bacterium genome includes the window GCCCCGTCAGGTCGTCGGCACGGACATCGCGAACGCGTTCTTCCTGACCCTGGCCGCCGGCTCGGCACACGCGGCCATCGGTACGGTCGACTTCCCGCTGGCGCTGAACCTCTTGATCGGGTCGCTCCCCGGCGCGTGGCTGGGCAGCCGCCTGACGCTGGTCGTGCCCCGCCGGCCGCTGCGGGCGGTGATCAGCGGCATCGTCTTCGTTACCGGAGTGCGCTGGCTCCTGTGACCGGAACCCGTCTGTCCCACGACGCATACGAGTGTACAACCGACGTTCAAAGGAGTGATTCGCATGGCGGTTTGTCCAGGGGGACAGATCCCTCACGTCGTCCAGCCGGGCGACACGTATTTCCGCCTCGCGCAACAGTTCGGCACGACCGTCGCGGCGATCGCGGCAGCGAATCCCGGGGTGGATCCGAACAACCTGCAGGTCGGCCAAGTGCTGTGCATCCCGGCCGGCGCGCCGAGCGCGTGCCCGCCCGGCACGGTCGCGCACACGGTCGTCGCCGGCGACACGTACTTCAGGCTGGCGCAGCAGTTCGGCACGACCGTCGCGGCGATCGCGGCGGCGAATCCCGGGGTGGATCCGAACAACCTGCAGATCGGCCAGGTCTTGTGCATCCCGACCGGCGCGCCGACGACCTGCCCACCCGGGACGGTCGCGCACACGGTCGTCGCCGGCGACACGTACTTCAGGCTGGCGCAGCAGTTCGGCACGACCGTCGCAGCGATCACGGCGGCCAACCCGGGCGTCAACCCGAACAACCTGCAGATCGGT containing:
- a CDS encoding LysM peptidoglycan-binding domain-containing protein; translated protein: MAVCPGGQIPHVVQPGDTYFRLAQQFGTTVAAIAAANPGVDPNNLQVGQVLCIPAGAPSACPPGTVAHTVVAGDTYFRLAQQFGTTVAAIAAANPGVDPNNLQIGQVLCIPTGAPTTCPPGTVAHTVVAGDTYFRLAQQFGTTVAAITAANPGVNPNNLQIGQVLCIPTGAPTTCPPGTFQYTVQPGDTFFLLAQRFGTTVQAIQ